In Eriocheir sinensis breed Jianghai 21 chromosome 8, ASM2467909v1, whole genome shotgun sequence, the following proteins share a genomic window:
- the LOC126995635 gene encoding RNA-binding protein 5-like isoform X7 — translation MELQGQGLGLTEMINAMAAQQHMYTAAAAYGSLEAAAYAQYPQYVTQGAYIASAPAPGGARGHGRSSLDPYDSYAAAAYEPEPPRHRERRDRDDRRRDRDRDRDRDRRDRDRDRRDRDRDRDRDRDRDRDRDRDRDRDRDRWRDDDRDRSPRRDRDHRDYRDYDHHRDHYEEERTDYKSQPPNNTIMVRGLAQHITENDIRADILACNLMPKDIRLVRKKESGASRGFAFVEFTTVHDATRWMEAKQGVLILQDVYRATLQYSIPKESSERQSKASQDWFCIRCGAHNFKRRDSCFKCSAPRHESEAGEEGSDEVCTYPTNTLLLRGLDVLSTEESVLQGIQHAGSDLPIRSVRIGRDPLTNTSRGVCYIELNSVLDSMQLHNKLAHSPPTIDNKQVTISYCKLNQNNGNNNNSGNNWSSQQQQQQYHQPAEYTAGADIKQLAEYSASLYAQTPEEHASYVQYYTMYYQQQAQAYQQNQQQQGSSNQSDSVNAAAAVAQSALQAMHQKSAASTASSAAAAAAAAAAAAAAAAAAAASQSTASTATTTTTTTTSEQTATTTTTTSTSSEGAQTQSGDYPTYPAPDVSTYQYDETSGYYYDPTTTLYYDASSQYYYNAESGQYLYWDAEKSTYLPAPIGEDGHMGKKGDKKEKERDKQDKVKVAKKIAKDMERWAKAQNKRNESSVGSKVALAEPAGGAKGEGGGTGAADAAFAVLLERRDRAALVEKQAQVFHMHMKKEAPPVLAGLKKSGLVAAYGGEGSDSEEEGASGLNNLAGDDRWEDKLVDYVKMACLLCKRQFPNKEALGRHVQLSDLHKTNLETMRKTRGSGEGGGAGLTSAQYRDRAKERRQKYGEPSVPAPNKLKERYIASREEVAASKYEEPTKQGIGSDNIGNKLLKKMGWTDGQGLGKANQGRTSIIETERRVATAGLGLQGSTYSVVGDSYKDCVKKMMFHRYQELDAQEKNTKN, via the exons CTACAGGGCCAGGGCCTTGGTCTTACTGAGATGATCAACGCCATGGCTGCCCAGCAACACATGTACACAGCGGCTGCAGCATATGGTAGTTTAGAGGCTGCAGCGTATGCCCAGTATCCACAGTATGTAACACAA GGTGCATACATTGCCTCAGCCCCAGCCCCAGGTGGTGCACGAGGCCATGGTCGCAGCAGCCTTGACCCCTACGATAGTTACGCTGCTGCTGCCTATGAACCTGAGCCCCCGCGCCACCGTGAACGCCGGGACAGGGATGACCGccgcagagacagagacagggataGGGACCGGGACAGGAGGGACAGGGACCGGGACCGCAGAGACAGGGATCGGGACCGAGATCGCGACAGGGACAGGGACCGTGACagggacagagatagagacagagaccgTGATCGCTGGAGGGATGATGACAGGGACCGCAGTCCTCGCCGAGACCGTGATCACAGGGATTACCGAGACTACGACCACCACCGAGACCA ctATGAAGAGGAACGAACAGATTATAAGTCACAACCTCCAAACAATACCATCATGGTGCGAGGACTGGCACAGCACATCACAGAAAATGAT ATACGAGCAGATATCTTAGCCTGTAACCTCATGCCAAAAGATATCCGACTCGTCAGGAAGAAAGAATCAG GTGCATCAAGAGGCTTTGCCTTCGTGGAGTTTACGACGGTACATGACGCCACACGGTGGATGGAAGCCAAACAG GGTGTCCTCATTCTGCAAGATGTGTATAGAGCAACACTGCAGTATTCGATTCCAAAGGAGTCATCGGAGAGACAGTCAAAAGCATCACAAGATTGGTTTTGTATCAGA TGTGGTGCTCACAATTTCAAGCGAAGAGATTCCTGCTTTAAATGCTCAGCTCCTCGACATGAGTCAGAAGCTGGAGAAGAGGGCAGTGATGAAGTATGCACCTACCCAACCAACA CACTACTACTCCGTGGACTGGATGTGCTGAGCACGGAGGAGAGTGTGTTACAAGGGATTCAGCATGCTGGCAGTGACCTGCCCATTCGGTCAGTGCGCATTGGCAGGGACCCGCTCACCAACACGTCCAGGGGAGTCTGCTACATTGAACTGAACTCTGTGCTTGACTCAATGCAGCTTCATAATAAGCTTGCTCATTCTCCCCCCACTATTGACAATAAACAG GTGACCATATCGTACTGCAAGCTGAACCagaataatggaaataataataattcag GCAATAATTGGTCaagccagcagcagcaacagcagtaccACCAACCAGCAGAATACACTGCAGGGGCTGACATTAAGCAGCTTGCAGAGTACAGTGCCTCCCTGTATGCACAGACTCCTGAGGAACATGCTTCCTATGTACAATACTACACTATGTACTACCAACAGCAGGCGCAG GCATACCAGCAAAACCAGCAGCAACAAGGGAGCTCTAACCAGTCAGACTCAGTCAATGCTGCAGCAGCTGTTGCTCAGTCTGCCTTACAAGCAATGCATCAGAAGTCAGCAGCCTCAACTGCATCAAGTGcagcggctgctgctgctgctgccgccgccgctgctgctgctgctgcagctgcTGCAGCTTCACAGAGTACTGCAAGcacagccaccactaccaccaccaccaccacctcagagcAGACAGCTACAACAACCACAACTACGTCCACAAGCTCTGAAGGTGCCCAAACACAGAGTGGGGATTATCCCACTTACC CTGCTCCTGATGTAAGCACTTATCAGTATGATGAAACGTCTGGCTACTACTATGACCCTACCACAACCCTCTACTATGATGCCAGCAGCCAGTACTACTACAATGCAGAATCTGGCCAGTACTTGTACTGGGATGCAGAAAAGTCCACCTACCTACCAGCTCCCATTGGTGAAGATGGTCATATGGGCaagaagggagacaagaaggagaaggaaagagataagcaaGACAAG GTCAAAGTAGCCAAGAAAATAGCCAAAGATATGGAGAGGTGGGCCAAAGCTcagaataaaaggaatgaaagttCTGTAGGCAGTAAAGTTGCTTTAGCTGAACCAGCAGGAGGAGctaagggtgaaggagggggcaCAGGAGCTGCTGATGCTGCCTTCGCTGTCTTACTGGAACGCAGGGATCGAGCTGCTCTAGTGGAAAAGCAAGCACAGGTGTTCCATATGCACATGAAGAAGGAAGCTCCCCCT GTGTTAGCTGGGCTGAAGAAGTCTGGCCTAGTAGCAGCCTACGGAGGTGAAGGTAGTGACAGCGAGGAAGAAGGTGCATCTGGTCTGAATAACCTTGCTGGGGATGACAGATGGGAAGACAAACTTGTTGACTATGTCAAGATGGCCTGTCTACTCTGCAAGCGACAGTTCCCTAATAAAGAAGCACTTGGCAG GCATGTCCAGCTGTCAGACCTTCACAAGACCAACCTTGAGACCATGAGAAAGACCAGGGGCTcaggagagggaggtggtgcaggcCTCACCTCAGCCCAGTACAGGGACAGAGCTAAAGAAAGGCGACAGAAATACGGTGAACCCAGTGTGCCAGCACCCAATAAACTGAAG GAGCGATACATTGCCTCAAGGGAAGAAGTGGCTGCCTCAAAGTATGAAGAACCAACCAAGCAAGGCATTGGTAGTGACAACATCGGTAATAAACTTCTTAAAAAGATGGGGTGGACTGACGGACAAGGTCTCGGAAAAGCTAACCAGGGTCGAACATCAATCATTGAAACAGAGAGACGTGTTGCTACTGCTGGTCTAGGCCTTCAAGGCAGCACATACAGTGTTGTGGGTGACAGTTACAAGGATTGTGTCAAAAAGATGATGTTTCACAGATACCAGGAGCTAGATGCACAGGAGAAGAATACAAAGAATTAA